Proteins encoded by one window of Acidipropionibacterium virtanenii:
- a CDS encoding helix-turn-helix transcriptional regulator — protein MAEEEPPRTAPRYTVSQDGVVITPEVWAKAGDDDARDQLLAASMSPEEFAAYKRGRQARDEVDRLLSHPPPPAPVTGPTYWMKLRSVSAAIRPRRRLTFWYGAEKGISHRHVDPLRLTRVRRHWYLDAWDLDKEAGRLFRIDRMAPPHVGDRLPDPRPVPHRVPPDDFRAQALDPRTRLGADLVLRCQEDDALGRLPDVDGILDPLDWQTFAFTALVGDWRQLVAALATVDAAITVRGPDEFLEYLTRAATRLATISGRTEEDVR, from the coding sequence ATGGCTGAGGAGGAACCGCCCCGCACGGCTCCCAGATACACGGTGAGCCAGGACGGCGTCGTCATCACACCCGAGGTGTGGGCGAAGGCCGGGGACGACGACGCCCGCGACCAGCTGCTCGCCGCAAGTATGAGCCCCGAGGAGTTCGCCGCGTACAAGCGCGGCCGGCAGGCACGCGATGAGGTGGACCGCCTGCTGAGCCACCCGCCTCCCCCGGCACCGGTCACCGGACCCACCTACTGGATGAAGCTCCGGTCCGTCTCCGCCGCCATCCGGCCCCGCAGGCGGCTCACCTTCTGGTACGGGGCCGAGAAGGGGATCTCCCACCGGCACGTCGACCCGCTGCGTCTCACCCGGGTGCGGCGCCACTGGTATCTCGACGCGTGGGATCTCGACAAGGAGGCCGGGCGGCTGTTCCGAATCGACCGGATGGCGCCGCCTCATGTGGGCGACAGGCTGCCCGATCCCCGCCCGGTCCCCCACCGGGTACCGCCCGACGACTTCCGCGCCCAGGCACTCGATCCTCGAACCCGGCTCGGGGCCGACCTCGTCCTGCGCTGCCAGGAGGACGACGCCCTGGGGCGGTTGCCCGACGTCGACGGGATCCTCGATCCCCTCGACTGGCAGACCTTCGCATTCACCGCTCTGGTCGGTGACTGGCGACAGCTCGTCGCCGCCCTGGCGACCGTCGACGCCGCGATCACTGTACGGGGACCGGACGAGTTCCTGGAGTACCTCACCCGGGCCGCCACCCGCCTGGCGACCATCTCCGGGCGCACCGAGGAGGACGTGCGCTGA
- a CDS encoding Panacea domain-containing protein produces the protein MIGMRYWGENSREALTGPSITADAVADHLIDLDAQRPRSSVTPMKLHLLMYLAQGHCLASTGRRLFAEEVHALEHGPVVPSQLCRFSGRRPIARRRRRVLPRMPWETSEFLDRLWLAYRDVPVEDLRTLALGLAPWPADPAGRGICDEELITAFRGLPAERRIPVGESIVRAS, from the coding sequence GTGATCGGTATGCGCTACTGGGGGGAGAATTCGCGGGAGGCGCTGACCGGGCCCAGCATCACCGCTGACGCCGTCGCCGACCACCTCATCGACCTGGACGCGCAGCGTCCACGATCGAGCGTGACTCCGATGAAGCTGCATCTGCTGATGTACCTGGCCCAGGGTCACTGCCTCGCCTCGACCGGCCGCAGGCTGTTCGCCGAGGAGGTGCATGCGCTGGAGCACGGACCGGTGGTGCCGTCCCAGCTGTGCCGGTTCTCCGGGCGCAGGCCGATCGCGCGGCGTCGTCGCAGGGTCCTGCCGCGGATGCCCTGGGAGACGTCTGAATTCCTCGACAGACTGTGGCTCGCCTACCGGGACGTCCCGGTGGAGGATCTGCGGACCCTGGCCCTCGGTCTGGCCCCCTGGCCGGCCGATCCTGCCGGCCGGGGAATCTGCGACGAGGAGCTGATCACGGCCTTCCGGGGGCTGCCCGCCGAGCGGCGGATCCCGGTCGGCGAGTCGATCGTTCGCGCCTCCTGA
- a CDS encoding alpha-L-fucosidase — protein MTSSLTAPVPVDPRFDRSARWRADRFGMFIHWGAYAVPARGEWVRSYERIGLDDYRPAVEAFRPDPDFDAWAATAAAAGMKYAVLTAKHHDGYALFDSELSDYTTAAVLGRDLVSEFLAAFRARGIRLGLYFSLLDWARPDYPHFGDLHHPMRDAEEFRDHAPDLASYREFLHGQVREICSNYGKLDVLWFDFSYPGMGPQEWGAAELMSMVRELQPDAVLDNRLEGSGSDHGSLLTDAPTPWSGDFTSPEQVIPAAPIVDIHGSPVPWESCLTLNNHWGYCRSDTDWKSAPMLIHRLVECVSKGGNLLLNVGPDARGAIPVGSRRILARIGEWMEVNSASIRGCGPAGLGKPDWGWWTAGHQKLYAHVMEPPIGPLLLDGLDRDQVASVHLLADGSELPLVDSWTVVGGRSRAMVSFGPQPEWSYPLPDPIDTVLEVRLR, from the coding sequence ATGACGAGTTCGTTGACCGCTCCAGTGCCCGTCGATCCCCGTTTCGACCGGTCGGCCCGATGGCGGGCCGACCGTTTCGGGATGTTCATCCACTGGGGTGCCTACGCGGTGCCCGCCCGTGGTGAATGGGTCCGCTCCTACGAGCGCATCGGGTTGGACGACTACCGGCCGGCCGTGGAGGCCTTCCGTCCCGACCCCGACTTCGACGCCTGGGCCGCCACCGCCGCCGCTGCCGGCATGAAGTACGCCGTACTCACAGCCAAGCATCACGACGGTTATGCGCTCTTCGACTCGGAACTGTCGGATTACACGACGGCCGCCGTGCTGGGCCGTGATCTCGTCTCCGAGTTCCTGGCGGCCTTCCGGGCGCGCGGCATCCGGCTGGGGCTGTACTTCTCGCTGCTGGACTGGGCGCGCCCCGACTACCCGCACTTCGGCGATCTCCACCACCCGATGCGCGACGCCGAGGAGTTCCGTGATCATGCTCCCGACCTGGCGTCGTACCGGGAGTTCCTGCACGGCCAGGTGCGCGAGATCTGCTCGAACTACGGGAAGCTGGACGTGCTCTGGTTCGACTTCTCCTATCCCGGGATGGGGCCGCAGGAATGGGGAGCCGCGGAGCTGATGAGCATGGTCCGGGAGCTCCAGCCCGATGCCGTCCTCGACAACCGTCTGGAGGGGTCGGGCTCCGACCACGGCTCCCTGCTCACCGACGCCCCGACCCCCTGGTCAGGCGACTTCACCTCCCCGGAGCAGGTGATCCCCGCCGCGCCGATCGTCGATATCCATGGCAGTCCGGTGCCCTGGGAGAGCTGCCTCACTCTCAACAATCACTGGGGATACTGTCGGTCCGACACCGACTGGAAATCCGCCCCGATGCTCATTCACCGGCTCGTGGAATGCGTCTCCAAGGGCGGCAACCTGCTGCTCAACGTGGGGCCCGACGCCCGCGGCGCCATTCCCGTCGGGTCGCGGCGGATCCTGGCCCGGATCGGGGAGTGGATGGAGGTCAACTCGGCGTCGATCCGTGGCTGCGGACCGGCCGGTCTGGGCAAGCCGGACTGGGGGTGGTGGACGGCCGGTCACCAGAAGCTCTACGCCCACGTGATGGAGCCGCCGATCGGCCCACTGCTGCTCGACGGGCTGGACCGCGACCAGGTGGCGTCGGTGCATCTGCTGGCCGACGGCTCCGAGCTGCCGCTGGTCGACTCCTGGACGGTGGTGGGCGGAAGGTCGCGGGCGATGGTCTCCTTCGGGCCGCAACCCGAGTGGAGCTATCCGCTGCCCGATCCCATTGACACGGTGCTGGAGGTCCGGTTGCGGTGA
- a CDS encoding ubiquitin-like domain-containing protein, whose protein sequence is MTRIVSAAVAVSVALTATGTLALAKTLNWNSVVISVDGVIQQTKVKPGTVAQTLQAKDISVHRRDSVQPSLGTRTSNGTYIAVDYGRKLTINLNGTPITRWTTARNVGDALSQFNLSDPGNYVSVSRSTTIPRKGLSFTVTTARNFSSSPKSAAVGETSTPRTDGAASGSTGAPAPGSSSNTSKGTAKAPSKAAAGATSSSRSSGTGAKSGQKQHSTSRSHSGKSGSSHHRSTSSTPKKTSRTTAKQHTKKQTRQRPKATTKKHSESSSSRSKRPNSHAPNNRVHGPNNRSHSSNNRHQSSNNSNNRSYNHRSGSDHSNHGGGPRRHGWGFLSWIK, encoded by the coding sequence TTGACCAGGATAGTGTCCGCCGCTGTTGCCGTCTCCGTCGCGCTCACCGCCACGGGGACTCTCGCACTGGCCAAGACCCTCAACTGGAACAGTGTCGTCATCAGTGTCGACGGTGTGATCCAGCAGACCAAGGTCAAGCCGGGAACCGTCGCGCAGACCCTCCAGGCCAAGGACATCTCGGTACACCGCCGGGACTCCGTCCAGCCCTCGCTCGGCACCAGAACTTCCAACGGCACCTACATCGCCGTCGACTACGGCCGAAAGCTGACCATCAACCTCAACGGGACGCCGATCACGCGATGGACCACCGCACGCAATGTCGGTGACGCGCTCAGCCAGTTCAACCTCAGCGATCCCGGGAACTACGTGTCGGTGAGCCGATCGACCACCATTCCCCGCAAGGGCCTGAGTTTCACCGTCACAACCGCCAGGAACTTCTCCAGCAGCCCGAAGAGCGCCGCCGTCGGCGAGACATCGACGCCGAGAACCGACGGGGCAGCCAGCGGCAGCACCGGGGCGCCGGCCCCGGGCTCCTCCTCGAACACGTCGAAGGGCACCGCGAAGGCACCCTCGAAGGCCGCTGCCGGAGCAACGTCCTCCAGCCGGTCCAGCGGCACCGGCGCGAAGAGTGGACAGAAGCAACACTCGACGTCGAGATCCCACTCGGGCAAGTCCGGCTCGTCGCATCATCGCTCCACCTCCTCGACGCCGAAGAAGACCAGCCGGACGACGGCGAAACAACATACGAAAAAACAGACGAGACAACGCCCCAAGGCCACAACGAAAAAGCATTCAGAATCGTCGTCATCCCGTTCGAAGCGGCCGAATTCTCACGCCCCGAATAACCGTGTCCACGGCCCGAACAATCGTTCTCACAGTTCGAACAACCGTCACCAAAGCTCGAACAATTCGAACAACCGCTCCTACAACCACCGCAGCGGAAGCGACCATTCGAACCACGGCGGCGGCCCCAGGCGTCACGGGTGGGGGTTCCTGTCCTGGATCAAGTAG
- a CDS encoding beta-N-acetylhexosaminidase, which produces MPPHSPVTAASRITGIVPRPRHLEVEDGPGCALTPGSRIIGDEALAGAVRRVLSEATGLALSLAEEPSQAPGIAVALDLGLPEEGYTIQVAAEGVSIAAGSERGAVWAAQVLRQLLGPDAFLPGAQSTRWELPAVRIVDAPSWGWRGCMLDVGRHFMPIRRVMDFVELLSQLRVNTLVLHLTEDQGWRFQSLSHPGLTELGSWRLESINPYHGADGTPHGGFYTQNQLRHLVHFADQYGITVVPELEFPGHAAAALRAEPSLAVPGRVPGQVRTEYGISDDVLNMSEDALQFVADIWTEVLDIFDSKYVAIGGDEAPVTQWVSSPEIARRAAELGTVPEKLQHWFTGWLRDWLVERGRIPVGWDEVIDDGPVDGLVCAAWRPGDAAVRALRGGMEAILAPTSHTYLDYYQSEDPQERYSIGSLTTLDDAISFDPLDVVVGCTGEERSRVLGTQFQLWSEYMDTMEEVEYMAFPRAIALAEAAWGRPDGMDAEAVRARVAAHMDRLEAAGVNVRPLDGPHPWQLGGNGRRRRPPKENQAW; this is translated from the coding sequence ATGCCTCCTCACAGCCCTGTCACCGCTGCCAGCCGGATCACGGGCATCGTTCCCCGTCCGCGCCACCTGGAGGTCGAGGACGGGCCTGGATGTGCCCTCACTCCGGGGTCGCGGATCATAGGTGATGAAGCCCTGGCCGGGGCCGTCCGGCGGGTCCTCTCGGAGGCCACCGGATTGGCGCTGAGCCTGGCCGAGGAGCCCTCGCAGGCCCCTGGTATCGCTGTGGCCCTCGACCTCGGCCTGCCCGAGGAGGGGTACACGATCCAGGTCGCCGCGGAAGGAGTCAGCATCGCCGCGGGCAGCGAGCGGGGTGCCGTGTGGGCCGCTCAGGTGCTGCGCCAGCTGCTGGGCCCCGACGCCTTCCTCCCCGGCGCGCAGAGCACCCGGTGGGAGCTTCCCGCGGTCCGCATCGTCGATGCGCCGTCATGGGGCTGGCGCGGCTGCATGCTCGACGTGGGCCGTCACTTCATGCCGATCCGCCGTGTGATGGATTTCGTCGAGCTGCTCAGTCAGCTGCGCGTCAACACGCTGGTGCTGCACCTCACAGAGGATCAGGGGTGGCGTTTCCAGAGCCTCTCTCACCCGGGTCTCACCGAGCTCGGATCGTGGCGACTCGAGTCGATCAATCCGTATCACGGCGCCGACGGCACCCCCCACGGCGGCTTCTACACCCAGAACCAGCTGCGTCACCTGGTGCACTTCGCAGATCAGTACGGCATCACCGTCGTCCCCGAGCTCGAATTCCCCGGCCACGCCGCCGCCGCCCTGAGAGCCGAGCCCTCTCTGGCGGTTCCCGGACGCGTGCCCGGCCAGGTGCGCACCGAGTACGGGATCAGCGACGATGTGCTCAACATGTCCGAGGACGCGCTCCAGTTCGTCGCCGACATCTGGACCGAGGTGCTCGACATCTTCGACTCGAAGTATGTGGCGATCGGCGGCGACGAGGCCCCGGTGACCCAGTGGGTCTCCTCGCCCGAGATCGCCCGGCGGGCCGCCGAGCTGGGCACTGTCCCAGAGAAGCTGCAGCACTGGTTCACCGGATGGCTGCGCGACTGGCTGGTCGAGCGCGGACGCATCCCGGTCGGATGGGACGAGGTGATCGACGACGGGCCGGTCGACGGCCTGGTGTGCGCGGCATGGCGTCCCGGCGACGCCGCCGTCCGGGCGCTGAGAGGAGGCATGGAGGCGATCCTGGCGCCGACGTCGCACACCTATCTGGACTACTACCAGTCCGAGGATCCTCAGGAGCGCTACTCCATCGGGTCGCTGACCACCCTGGACGACGCCATCTCGTTCGATCCGCTGGACGTGGTGGTGGGGTGTACCGGCGAGGAGCGGAGCCGCGTGCTGGGCACTCAGTTCCAGCTGTGGAGCGAGTACATGGACACTATGGAGGAGGTCGAGTACATGGCCTTCCCACGCGCCATCGCACTGGCCGAGGCGGCCTGGGGCAGGCCCGACGGGATGGACGCCGAGGCGGTGCGGGCGCGTGTCGCCGCCCACATGGACCGGCTGGAGGCAGCCGGGGTCAATGTGAGGCCGCTCGACGGGCCGCACCCCTGGCAGCTCGGCGGCAATGGGCGGCGGCGTCGCCCCCCGAAAGAGAATCAGGCCTGGTGA
- a CDS encoding acyltransferase domain-containing protein translates to MIKFPELSDVLNLVGLGADLRAPTLRTLEAVSGNRMASARAEEMAGLIRRRIGRFSGQKTFLTEADRAGIPVAGAATATAERAGEVEGAVPLAAMIETAPDVAEHWRGIGYPEQVIAETLCDLGRQVRKTMAVTGRFGFGQADWIEMIWRGGFAQLGRLQFEITRSTLGAPDAGDGQEGDAEKGPLVLSTHIAPIGSLSPDVVDDSLGRARGFFTGHFPELATEEGTFGRAVCHSWLLDADLMGRMPGSNMDLFARRWTVWDRPVSDGSGIFFGFDRPFSDGERIGEILDNLPYDTRLHRAMIDLWRAGGHVHNCSGWLELP, encoded by the coding sequence ATGATCAAATTTCCTGAGCTGAGCGATGTGCTGAATCTGGTCGGGCTGGGCGCAGATCTGAGGGCTCCCACTCTGAGGACTCTCGAGGCGGTGTCCGGCAACCGGATGGCGTCCGCGCGGGCCGAGGAGATGGCCGGGCTGATCCGCAGGCGGATCGGGCGCTTCTCCGGGCAGAAGACCTTCCTCACCGAGGCGGACCGGGCGGGGATCCCGGTTGCCGGGGCGGCGACCGCCACTGCTGAACGGGCCGGTGAGGTCGAGGGCGCCGTCCCGCTGGCCGCCATGATCGAGACCGCTCCCGATGTGGCCGAGCACTGGAGGGGGATCGGCTACCCGGAACAGGTGATAGCCGAGACCCTGTGCGATCTGGGCCGCCAGGTGCGCAAGACGATGGCGGTGACCGGGCGGTTCGGGTTCGGCCAGGCCGACTGGATCGAGATGATCTGGCGCGGAGGGTTCGCTCAGCTGGGACGGCTCCAGTTCGAGATCACCCGGTCGACTCTCGGGGCGCCGGACGCCGGCGACGGGCAGGAGGGCGATGCCGAGAAGGGCCCGCTCGTGCTGTCCACCCATATCGCACCGATCGGATCGCTGAGCCCCGACGTCGTCGACGACTCGCTGGGGCGGGCCCGCGGATTCTTCACCGGGCACTTCCCCGAACTGGCGACCGAGGAGGGCACCTTCGGGCGGGCCGTCTGCCACTCCTGGCTGCTGGACGCCGATCTCATGGGGCGGATGCCGGGCTCCAACATGGATCTTTTCGCACGGCGATGGACGGTGTGGGACCGTCCTGTTTCTGATGGCTCGGGGATCTTCTTCGGTTTCGACCGGCCCTTCTCCGACGGCGAGCGGATCGGCGAAATCCTCGACAACCTGCCCTACGACACCCGCCTGCACCGCGCCATGATCGATCTGTGGCGGGCAGGCGGCCACGTCCACAACTGTTCGGGGTGGCTGGAGCTGCCGTGA
- a CDS encoding HNH endonuclease signature motif containing protein, which produces MERDFWELSGVIEQALDAIDHTGDSRMPDTQKVAAMRRARALADRMVALAAVYTDLVARTGATEKTTGTPLSDYLAVTEGRSSSEATGLVHQASRITVDPRVRDAALAGTVSPGKAAAAGAVLREMPLTEMTEAQRSAASGVLLDQAASGATTRQISRSADKVLGQVAPGLAPTADQKAAEAERRRRQAVRERYLTFTDTGQGSVRFFGQLPQTEGDLLRKVVQACVERGRGDERRELENLKAQKTSGELSAGQYFAARTALGERESRTTAQRQADALTDMVAVLQDQGQIPVAGGEAPRVVVTLDYTKLLQLAVEAAATGTRPDGTVLDEVSAARLRTALTGTTESGQDVSASQVRLACCDAGVLPLVLGDQSEILDVGREHRLVIPQIRKALALRDSGCIFPGCTVPAGACQAHHIIPWWAGGATSLDNLALLCRRHHGVVEPHRYDPAADQWRITFDPDTGKPQVHPPRRLRHDLPPGRPDPEESSAQLEEAVEPEGMTMRERDGIGEDSAPEVDKRRSDAGPGKSFLPESTKQEPLIA; this is translated from the coding sequence ATGGAACGAGACTTCTGGGAACTCAGCGGGGTGATCGAACAGGCGCTGGACGCCATCGACCACACCGGCGACTCCCGGATGCCCGACACCCAGAAGGTCGCCGCGATGAGACGGGCCCGGGCCCTCGCCGACCGGATGGTGGCCCTGGCCGCCGTCTATACCGACCTGGTGGCCAGAACAGGGGCCACCGAGAAGACCACCGGGACACCCCTGAGCGACTACCTGGCCGTCACCGAAGGACGCAGCTCATCGGAGGCCACCGGCCTGGTGCACCAGGCCAGCCGGATCACCGTCGACCCCCGGGTGCGCGACGCCGCCCTGGCCGGAACCGTGTCCCCCGGCAAGGCCGCCGCAGCCGGCGCCGTGCTGCGCGAGATGCCCCTGACCGAGATGACCGAGGCGCAGCGGAGTGCTGCGTCCGGCGTGCTGCTCGACCAGGCCGCCAGCGGGGCCACCACCCGCCAGATCAGCCGCAGTGCTGACAAGGTGCTGGGCCAGGTCGCCCCCGGCCTGGCCCCGACCGCCGACCAGAAGGCCGCCGAGGCCGAACGCCGCAGGCGCCAAGCCGTCCGCGAGCGCTACCTCACCTTCACCGACACCGGCCAGGGATCGGTCCGCTTCTTCGGACAGCTACCCCAAACCGAGGGAGACCTGCTCCGCAAGGTCGTGCAGGCCTGCGTGGAACGCGGACGCGGCGACGAACGCCGGGAGCTGGAGAACCTCAAGGCGCAGAAGACCTCCGGGGAACTGAGCGCCGGCCAGTACTTCGCCGCACGGACGGCCCTGGGGGAGCGGGAGTCCCGCACCACCGCCCAGCGCCAGGCCGACGCCCTGACCGACATGGTCGCCGTTCTCCAGGACCAGGGACAGATCCCGGTCGCCGGCGGTGAGGCGCCGCGGGTCGTCGTCACCCTCGACTACACAAAGCTCCTGCAGCTGGCTGTGGAGGCGGCGGCCACCGGTACCCGCCCCGACGGGACGGTGCTGGATGAGGTGTCGGCGGCCCGCCTGCGCACCGCCCTGACCGGCACCACCGAATCCGGCCAGGACGTGTCTGCCTCGCAGGTGCGTCTGGCCTGCTGCGACGCCGGAGTCCTTCCCCTGGTCCTCGGAGACCAGTCAGAGATCCTGGATGTGGGCCGGGAACACCGGCTCGTGATACCCCAGATCCGCAAGGCCCTGGCCCTGCGGGACTCCGGCTGCATCTTCCCGGGCTGCACCGTTCCCGCAGGGGCCTGTCAGGCTCACCACATCATCCCCTGGTGGGCCGGCGGGGCCACCTCCCTGGACAACCTCGCCCTTCTGTGCAGGCGGCACCACGGCGTGGTCGAACCCCACCGGTACGACCCCGCAGCCGACCAATGGCGCATCACCTTCGACCCCGACACCGGGAAACCCCAGGTCCACCCACCCCGACGCCTCCGCCACGACCTCCCACCGGGAAGACCGGACCCGGAGGAGAGCTCTGCTCAGCTGGAGGAGGCCGTGGAACCAGAGGGGATGACCATGAGAGAACGCGACGGAATAGGGGAGGACTCTGCTCCAGAGGTGGACAAGAGACGGTCCGATGCAGGACCGGGGAAGAGCTTCCTCCCGGAATCCACAAAGCAGGAACCTCTCATCGCCTGA
- a CDS encoding type II toxin-antitoxin system HicB family antitoxin: MPIISDHYSYRVRWSAEDEEYLATVAEFPSLSWLAASSHEAFEGIQRLVVDVMGDMAHNHEELPVPLGVRVYSGNFMVRIPPEEHRQLAIEAAEQHVSLNRLVASRLAGE; the protein is encoded by the coding sequence ATGCCCATCATCAGTGACCACTACAGCTATCGGGTGCGCTGGTCGGCCGAGGACGAGGAGTACCTGGCGACTGTGGCCGAGTTCCCATCGTTGTCATGGCTGGCGGCCAGCTCCCACGAGGCGTTCGAAGGCATCCAGCGACTCGTCGTCGACGTCATGGGCGACATGGCTCACAACCATGAAGAACTGCCCGTGCCCCTGGGCGTCCGGGTCTACTCCGGGAATTTCATGGTCCGCATCCCCCCGGAAGAGCACCGGCAGCTCGCCATTGAGGCGGCCGAACAGCACGTCTCACTGAATAGGCTGGTGGCCTCTCGCCTGGCCGGGGAGTGA
- a CDS encoding response regulator transcription factor, with the protein MTRPVVLVVEDDRETARLLGELFSERGYRVVTAASGPDGIRLAHAEQPDLVLLDLMLPFKSGDEVLRAVRTESDVPVIVISARQTTRSKIDLLQLGADDYLTKPFDVDELVARCEATMRRTRHGAGLRTVHRVGELELDETARTASIGGAGLALTATEFGLLTVLMRGPRLVHPKPSLYQQVWGRSAGYEEHTVNAHMHNLRRKLRDAGGEDPIRTVWGIGYTLKES; encoded by the coding sequence ATGACCCGGCCCGTCGTACTTGTCGTCGAGGACGACCGCGAGACCGCCCGTCTCCTCGGCGAGCTCTTCTCGGAACGGGGCTACCGCGTCGTGACGGCCGCTTCGGGCCCCGACGGCATCCGGCTGGCCCACGCCGAGCAGCCCGACCTGGTGCTGCTCGACCTCATGCTGCCCTTCAAGAGCGGCGACGAGGTGCTGCGAGCCGTCCGCACCGAGTCCGACGTCCCGGTCATCGTCATCTCAGCCCGCCAGACCACCCGCTCCAAGATCGACCTGCTGCAGCTGGGCGCCGACGACTACCTCACCAAGCCTTTCGACGTCGACGAGCTGGTCGCCCGCTGCGAGGCCACCATGAGGCGCACCCGGCATGGGGCCGGGCTGCGCACCGTCCACCGGGTCGGCGAGCTGGAACTCGACGAGACGGCCCGCACCGCCTCGATCGGAGGGGCCGGCCTGGCCCTGACCGCCACCGAGTTCGGGCTGCTCACCGTCCTGATGCGCGGCCCGCGGTTGGTGCACCCCAAGCCGAGCCTGTACCAGCAGGTCTGGGGGCGGTCGGCAGGATACGAGGAGCACACCGTCAACGCCCACATGCACAACCTGCGCCGCAAGCTCCGCGACGCCGGCGGGGAGGATCCGATCCGGACGGTCTGGGGGATCGGGTACACGCTCAAGGAATCTTGA